From Natator depressus isolate rNatDep1 chromosome 7, rNatDep2.hap1, whole genome shotgun sequence, the proteins below share one genomic window:
- the LOC141991668 gene encoding heparan sulfate glucosamine 3-O-sulfotransferase 1-like, with protein MAFFLVSAYLLLTHTQGAPVENGALLETLKSQVGFFNNKSEHYSAQVRPPGTNRRIPQTIIIGVRKGGTRALLEMLDIHPNIVVATTEVHFFDWDENYVKGIDWYRSLMPFSYENQITIEKTPGYFTSPQAPERIHDMNSSIKLLLILRDPTERVISDYTQVYYNRLESHKRVQPFEEIVIKNGALNTKYKAIQRSLYDIHMEKWLKHFNLDQIHIVDGNTLIKDPLPELQKVETFLNLPSRIMSSNFYFNQTKGFYCIRSDGRERCLHESKGRPHPVVNNTVLEQLYSYFREHNAKFYRMVNHSFDWH; from the coding sequence ATGGCCTTCTTCCTGGTGTCTGCTTATCTTTTGCTGACTCACACTCAGGGTGCTCCTGTTGAGAATGGGGCACTGCTGGAGACACTGAAGTCGCAAGTAGGATTTTTCAATAATAAAAGTGAACACTATTCTGCACAGGTGAGACCTCCTGGCACAAACCGACGAATACCTCAGACGATCATTATAGGAGTTCGAAAAGGAGGGACCAGGGCCTTATTGGAAATGTTGGATATTCATCCTAATATTGTGGTAGCAACTACAGAAGTCCACTTCTTTGACTGGGATGAGAATTATGTTAAAGGAATAGACTGGTATAGGAGTCTGATGCCATTTTCTTATGAAAATCAAATTACTATTGAGAAAACACCAGGCTATTTTACCTCACCACAGGCTCCAGAAAGAATTCATGACATGAATAGCTCTATTAAATTGCTCCTCATTCTAAGAGACCCCACTGAGAGAGTAATATCTGATTATACCCAAGTATATTACAACAGACTAGAAAGCCACAAGCGTGTTCAGCCCTTTGAAGAAATTGTTATTAAAAATGGAGCACTTAATACCAAATATAAAGCTATTCAGAGAAGTCTCTATGATATCCATATGGAAAAGTGGCTTAAGCATTTCAACTTAGATCAGATTCACATAGTGGATGGCAATACTTTAATCAAGGACCCTCTTCCTGagttacaaaaagtggaaacatttcTTAATCTTCCTTCCAGAATTATGTcttcaaatttttattttaaccaaACCAAGGGGTTCTATTGCATTAGAAGTGATGGAAGAGAGAGATGTTTACATGAATCCAAAGGGCGCCCCCACCCTGTTGTCAACAACACTGTTTTAGAGCAACTTTACTCTTACTTCAGAGAGCACAATGCAAAATTTTACAGAATGGTTAATCATTCGTTTGACTGGCATTAA